In one Neobacillus sp. WH10 genomic region, the following are encoded:
- a CDS encoding YjcZ family sporulation protein, translating into MDGAGFGSGFALIVVLFILLIIIGASFIGCGRFC; encoded by the coding sequence ATGGATGGTGCAGGCTTCGGAAGCGGCTTTGCTTTAATCGTGGTTTTATTCATCCTGCTAATTATCATCGGTGCAAGCTTTATCGGTTGTGGCAGGTTCTGTTAA